A stretch of the Brachyspira hampsonii genome encodes the following:
- a CDS encoding ethanolamine utilization protein has product MKVLTEQMLRSEILNRDVSEYFIEEGVFVTPSAKEYLASRKIELKIASNNLNIGSSTSSPKSYGIREIENMGYYIDYETNKRLDTKPENYTHLYNNVLVEKNHPRIMFRGKLDSLLALIIDIQYEFKEKHEDKLLEYLKKYQKLIHTILYSEVSNKGLEFDTIFGLTEEEIRKISHHPKEYFGCDHIFVNYNMPYTVIKLNLIRTAVREAELIAYNALKNEREDLIKLLNRMSSAIYILMLMAYTGKDVTK; this is encoded by the coding sequence ATGAAAGTTTTAACAGAACAAATGCTGAGAAGTGAAATACTCAATAGAGATGTATCAGAATATTTTATAGAGGAAGGAGTTTTTGTTACACCTTCTGCTAAAGAATATTTGGCTTCCCGCAAAATAGAACTAAAAATAGCATCTAATAATCTTAATATTGGAAGTTCTACATCAAGCCCTAAATCTTATGGTATAAGAGAGATAGAGAATATGGGGTACTATATAGATTATGAAACAAATAAGAGATTGGATACTAAACCTGAAAATTATACTCATTTATATAATAATGTATTAGTGGAAAAGAATCACCCTAGAATAATGTTTAGAGGAAAATTAGATAGTCTTCTTGCTTTGATAATAGATATACAATATGAGTTTAAAGAAAAGCATGAAGATAAATTATTAGAATATTTAAAAAAATATCAGAAACTTATTCATACAATATTATATTCTGAGGTTTCAAATAAAGGTTTGGAATTTGACACTATATTCGGCTTGACAGAAGAAGAGATAAGAAAGATATCTCATCACCCTAAAGAGTATTTCGGATGTGATCATATATTTGTTAATTATAATATGCCCTATACTGTTATAAAACTTAATTTAATAAGAACGGCAGTTAGAGAAGCAGAATTAATAGCTTATAATGCCTTGAAAAATGAAAGAGAAGATCTCATCAAATTATTAAATCGTATGAGCAGTGCTATTTATATATTGATGTTGATGGCATATACAGGTAAGGATGTAACCAAATGA
- the pduL gene encoding phosphate propanoyltransferase has translation MNGQSLLIRNISDSIKYELSKRRIIKVEISARHVHLSKKDLETLFGVDYSLTPKRELSQPGQYLSGERVKLIGPKSEMRNVAILGPTRKDTQVELSLSDARALGVKDITINESGYLQGAGSIIIVGENGRIEARNSVIIAKRHIHLRKKDAEEWNIENGQIVKVKVYGVRALIFDEVVARVSDRFMPAMHIDFDEANACGLLNQGYGEIIL, from the coding sequence ATGAATGGACAATCGCTTTTGATTAGGAATATATCTGATTCTATTAAGTATGAACTGAGTAAAAGAAGAATTATAAAAGTGGAAATATCTGCTAGGCATGTTCATTTGTCTAAAAAAGATTTAGAAACATTATTTGGTGTTGATTATTCTTTAACTCCTAAGAGAGAGCTTTCTCAGCCTGGGCAGTATTTAAGCGGTGAGAGAGTTAAACTTATAGGACCAAAGTCTGAAATGCGTAATGTTGCAATATTGGGACCTACTAGAAAAGATACCCAAGTTGAATTATCTTTGTCTGATGCTAGGGCTTTAGGTGTTAAAGATATTACAATTAATGAGTCTGGATATCTTCAAGGTGCTGGAAGTATAATTATTGTTGGTGAGAATGGACGCATAGAAGCTAGAAATTCTGTTATAATTGCAAAAAGGCATATTCATTTAAGAAAAAAAGATGCTGAAGAATGGAATATAGAAAATGGTCAGATTGTTAAAGTTAAAGTTTATGGTGTTAGAGCTTTAATATTTGATGAGGTTGTTGCAAGGGTAAGTGATAGATTTATGCCTGCTATGCATATAGATTTTGATGAAGCTAATGCATGCGGTTTGCTTAATCAAGGTTATGGAGAAATCATTTTATGA